The following proteins are co-located in the Panthera uncia isolate 11264 chromosome F1, Puncia_PCG_1.0, whole genome shotgun sequence genome:
- the UBE2T gene encoding ubiquitin-conjugating enzyme E2 T, whose translation MQRASRLKRELKLLATEPPPGITCWQDKDQMDDLQAQILGAADTPYEKGVFKLEVIIPERYPFEPPQIRFLTPIYHPNIDSAGRICLDVLKLPPKGAWRPSLNIATVLTSIQLLMSEPNPDDPLMADISSEFKYNKPVFLKNARQWTEKHARQKEKADKEEMPGDLPEAGDSEVCNTTQKRKARQLGGTEKKFCPDA comes from the exons ATGCAGAGAGCTTCCCGTCTGAAGAGGGAGCTGAAGTTGTTAGCCACAGAGCCACCCCCGGGCATCACTTGCTGGCAAGATAAGGACCAAATGGATGATCTGCAAGCTC aaatattaggTGCGGCTGACACACCTTATGAAAAAGGTGTTTTCAAGCTGGAAGTTATCATTCCTGAGAG GTATCCGTTTGAACCCCCTCAGATCCGATTTCTTACTCCAATCTATCATCCAAACATTGATTCTGCTGGACGGATTTGTCTAGATGTTCTCAAATTGCCACCAAAA GGTGCCTGGAGACCATCTCTCAACATTGCAACCGTGTTGACTTCTATTCAGTTGCTCATGTCTGAACCCAACCCTGATGACCCACTCATGGCAGACATA TCCTCcgaatttaaatataataagcCAGTCTTCCTCAAGAATGCCAGGCAGTGGACAGAGAAGCAtgcaagacagaaagagaag GCTGATAAGGAGGAGATGCCTGGTGATCTGCCAGAGGCTGGTGACTCAGAAGTATGCAACacaacacagaaaaggaaagccagGCAGCTGGGAGGCACAGAAAAGAAATTTTGCCCTGATGCTTAG